The following are encoded together in the Candidatus Anstonellales archaeon genome:
- a CDS encoding tRNA-dihydrouridine synthase family protein, which yields MRIGDILIDGWLVLAPMAGKTDIAFRHLCKELGASLVFCEFASAEGILRNEEYALRVMRTEESERPVGVQIFGEGAKRMGEACRKINELKEHGRICPDILDINFGCPGKNVMRCGAGAALLKNKEEIKRILNACIENSKIPISAKIRIDGGVERTIEIAKEIEDCGAFALTVHARTIAGGKKRNSVQWEVIKRVKESVNIQVIGNGGVISWKDAIRMRNLTGCDAVMVARGALYDPFIFLKASSVKITSKEIENPERVKYERMSALKRYVELSQKFGILNLQSVRSHALDFCFGLERAREMREKISKAGDIDDIVRVFGEI from the coding sequence ATGCGGATTGGAGATATTCTAATTGATGGATGGCTCGTTCTTGCCCCTATGGCTGGAAAAACAGATATTGCGTTTAGGCATCTGTGCAAAGAATTAGGGGCTTCATTGGTATTTTGTGAATTTGCAAGTGCCGAGGGCATATTGAGAAATGAGGAATACGCTCTTCGAGTGATGAGAACTGAAGAATCAGAGCGTCCGGTCGGAGTGCAAATATTTGGGGAAGGTGCTAAAAGGATGGGAGAGGCTTGTAGAAAAATAAATGAGCTGAAAGAGCACGGGAGAATCTGCCCTGACATTCTTGACATAAATTTTGGATGTCCTGGAAAAAATGTTATGAGGTGTGGTGCTGGAGCTGCCCTTCTTAAAAATAAAGAAGAGATTAAGAGAATACTTAACGCATGTATTGAAAATTCAAAAATACCAATCAGTGCAAAAATTAGAATAGACGGAGGGGTAGAAAGAACTATTGAAATTGCAAAGGAAATTGAGGATTGTGGTGCTTTTGCTCTGACCGTTCATGCAAGGACTATCGCTGGTGGAAAGAAAAGAAATTCGGTGCAGTGGGAGGTTATAAAAAGGGTGAAGGAGAGCGTGAATATTCAAGTTATAGGTAATGGGGGAGTCATTAGCTGGAAAGATGCAATTCGTATGCGCAACTTGACTGGATGCGATGCTGTAATGGTTGCGCGGGGTGCGTTGTATGATCCATTTATATTTCTGAAAGCTTCATCCGTCAAAATAACGAGCAAAGAAATTGAGAATCCTGAAAGGGTAAAGTATGAGAGGATGAGCGCTTTGAAAAGATATGTTGAACTTTCACAAAAGTTTGGGATTTTGAACCTGCAAAGTGTCAGGTCGCATGCACTAGATTTTTGCTTTGGGCTTGAGAGAGCTAGAGAAATGCGTGAGAAGATATCAAAGGCAGGCGATATAGATGATATTGTCAGGGTTTTTGGGGAAATTTAA
- a CDS encoding TATA-box-binding protein: MSGIRIPKPKFKIENIVASANLNIELDLYSIAFKIPGVEYEPEQFPGAILKLKEPKSSLLLFKNGKIICTGCQSESQVQTTVNRTMNLLKPYAKTTPQTHAKPKFKIENIVASASLGVYLDLYSIAAEVEDVEYEPEQFPGAILKFKNPKSSLLLFKNGKIICTGCQSENDVRKTLLHLTRVLKNYASKPPSK, from the coding sequence ATGAGTGGAATAAGAATACCAAAACCAAAATTCAAGATAGAAAACATTGTCGCAAGCGCAAACCTCAACATAGAGCTTGACCTCTATTCTATAGCATTTAAAATACCTGGAGTAGAATACGAACCCGAGCAATTCCCAGGCGCAATCCTGAAGCTAAAAGAACCAAAATCCTCTCTCCTTCTTTTTAAAAACGGCAAGATAATCTGCACGGGCTGTCAGTCAGAATCCCAAGTCCAAACAACAGTCAACAGAACAATGAACCTTTTAAAACCATACGCAAAAACAACTCCACAAACACACGCAAAACCAAAATTCAAGATAGAAAATATCGTTGCTTCAGCATCACTTGGCGTTTACCTTGACCTTTATTCAATAGCTGCGGAAGTAGAGGACGTAGAATACGAACCCGAGCAATTCCCAGGCGCAATCCTAAAATTCAAAAATCCAAAATCCTCTCTCCTTCTTTTTAAAAACGGCAAGATAATCTGCACTGGCTGTCAGTCCGAAAATGACGTAAGAAAAACATTGTTACACCTTACCAGAGTATTAAAAAACTATGCCTCAAAGCCACCTTCAAAATAA
- a CDS encoding RNA polymerase Rpb4 family protein, whose product MIGKNIKSKTPLCLAEVKEILDSRKKDGEFGFEQKASYDYCEKFCHLSLEDAKGLLEELGKVEKLNEEARIKIVDILPEYASQIRLICQKAKVELSENEVEKILNIVKKYLEVADKSRKVEKDEQKISESEKGEDEKKKKSQKKKGK is encoded by the coding sequence GTGATAGGAAAAAACATAAAGTCAAAAACACCACTATGCCTTGCAGAAGTAAAGGAAATTTTGGATAGTAGAAAGAAAGATGGAGAGTTCGGATTTGAGCAAAAGGCGTCTTATGATTATTGCGAGAAGTTTTGTCACCTTAGTCTAGAGGACGCAAAAGGTCTTTTGGAAGAACTAGGGAAAGTTGAGAAGCTAAACGAAGAAGCAAGGATAAAGATAGTGGATATATTGCCAGAATATGCGTCTCAAATTCGGCTCATTTGTCAGAAGGCAAAGGTAGAGTTAAGCGAAAATGAAGTTGAGAAAATATTAAACATTGTAAAAAAGTATTTGGAAGTTGCAGATAAAAGTAGAAAAGTAGAAAAAGATGAGCAAAAGATTTCTGAATCTGAAAAGGGAGAAGATGAAAAAAAGAAAAAGAGTCAAAAGAAGAAAGGGAAGTGA
- a CDS encoding DUF655 domain-containing protein encodes MGEMEEWAYVLDFMPQGMAASREAEPLAQVIGTKFFTLLEVILKPGVAVSIESKVYVGRDKRVEVDRIKRRIGVRELTNTAKTELHPVLKKIVQEREKDFVQFFNKCGPISIRLHQLELLPGVGKKHMEQILEERELRGFETFADIRNRVTLLSDPLNIIVTRIARELEGVEKYYLFVKPPLSSKKGLY; translated from the coding sequence ATGGGAGAAATGGAGGAATGGGCTTACGTTCTTGATTTTATGCCGCAGGGGATGGCTGCTTCTCGAGAAGCCGAACCGTTGGCACAGGTTATTGGAACAAAGTTTTTCACCTTACTTGAAGTTATTCTGAAGCCGGGAGTTGCGGTTTCTATTGAATCAAAGGTTTATGTGGGGCGAGACAAACGCGTAGAGGTTGATAGGATAAAAAGAAGAATTGGTGTCCGAGAACTAACAAATACTGCAAAGACAGAGCTGCATCCGGTTTTGAAAAAAATTGTGCAGGAAAGAGAAAAGGATTTTGTACAGTTCTTTAACAAGTGCGGTCCTATATCAATAAGACTGCACCAACTTGAGCTTCTTCCGGGGGTTGGAAAAAAGCATATGGAGCAGATATTGGAGGAGAGGGAGTTGAGGGGATTTGAGACCTTTGCTGATATAAGAAACAGAGTGACCTTGCTTAGTGACCCATTAAATATAATTGTTACAAGGATCGCGCGGGAGTTAGAGGGCGTTGAAAAATACTATCTTTTTGTAAAGCCTCCTCTATCGTCAAAGAAAGGATTATATTAA
- the rsmA gene encoding 16S rRNA (adenine(1518)-N(6)/adenine(1519)-N(6))-dimethyltransferase RsmA, with amino-acid sequence MADKRLGQNFLCNEDILEFEASLVEISGKRVIEIGAGDGRLSKKLVLKNPSRLVLIEKDRNLARVLESEFKNMSNVSILNCDALEVDFSRFDVVFGNIPYSISSPLLFLLARQQINRAVLCLQKEFALRLVAKPGTKEYGRLSVTAGHCFNSRIMRIVPAEAFRPKPKVDSAIVMLERRGEALGDEESDFIRKIFSYKKQKVKNAIKHAFQTLGSSVLEMLPHKDRKVYTLNIEEIRDVFWSLKAYGKTD; translated from the coding sequence GTGGCAGATAAGCGGCTTGGACAGAATTTTCTTTGCAATGAGGATATACTTGAATTTGAAGCTAGTCTTGTTGAGATAAGTGGAAAGAGAGTCATTGAAATTGGCGCAGGCGATGGAAGACTTTCAAAGAAACTTGTTTTGAAAAACCCAAGCAGGCTTGTACTAATTGAAAAAGATAGGAATCTTGCGCGAGTACTTGAAAGTGAGTTTAAAAATATGAGTAATGTTTCAATCTTAAACTGTGATGCGCTTGAGGTTGATTTCTCTCGATTTGATGTTGTGTTTGGGAATATACCGTATAGTATAAGCTCTCCGCTTCTGTTTTTGCTTGCAAGGCAACAAATTAATAGAGCGGTATTATGCTTGCAAAAGGAATTTGCTCTCAGACTTGTGGCAAAGCCAGGAACAAAGGAATATGGAAGACTGTCGGTAACTGCAGGGCACTGTTTTAACAGCAGAATAATGCGCATTGTTCCTGCCGAAGCGTTTAGACCAAAGCCAAAGGTAGATTCAGCAATAGTTATGCTGGAGCGACGAGGAGAGGCGCTTGGAGATGAAGAGTCTGATTTCATCAGGAAGATATTTTCTTATAAAAAACAAAAGGTGAAGAATGCAATTAAGCATGCATTTCAAACTCTTGGCTCATCGGTTCTTGAGATGCTGCCCCACAAAGACAGAAAGGTTTATACACTCAATATAGAAGAAATAAGAGATGTGTTCTGGAGCTTGAAAGCTTATGGGAAAACGGATTAA
- a CDS encoding flavin reductase family protein — MGEGLFYPRQVVLLTSSYRGRSNLSCLDAILPVGDGPDFVVFTLTKNSFTLELIERSKEFVIAIVDARFKDAVRLAGSVSGNVVDKVLEAGIVTERGAYVSAPYIVGALANIECRAVGSFECGERAIIVGEVLKINKEASEGRENSKSLFIDVDGSLFEVG; from the coding sequence ATGGGCGAAGGATTATTCTATCCGCGTCAGGTTGTTCTTTTGACGTCCTCCTATCGCGGAAGAAGCAATCTCTCGTGTCTAGATGCAATCCTTCCAGTTGGCGACGGACCGGATTTTGTGGTTTTTACTCTTACAAAAAACTCATTTACGCTTGAACTTATCGAGAGATCAAAGGAATTTGTAATTGCAATTGTTGACGCAAGGTTTAAAGATGCAGTACGCCTTGCAGGAAGCGTTTCTGGAAATGTGGTGGATAAAGTCTTAGAGGCAGGGATTGTTACGGAAAGGGGAGCATATGTAAGTGCTCCCTACATTGTAGGTGCACTTGCAAATATAGAGTGCCGCGCTGTTGGAAGCTTTGAATGTGGAGAGCGCGCCATAATTGTTGGGGAGGTTCTAAAGATTAACAAGGAGGCGTCTGAGGGGAGGGAAAATTCAAAAAGTCTTTTTATAGATGTGGATGGAAGTTTATTTGAAGTTGGGTGA
- a CDS encoding GTP-binding protein has translation MGLTDKLRELEEELRRTQKNKATEYHIGILKAKIANIKRQLASPKKSAKSDTGFAVRKSGDATVAIIGLPSVGKSSLLNALTNASSKTAPHYFTTTSCIPGTMEYAGSKIQLLDLPGILEGAHEGRGRGREVIGVARSADLILILLDIFKPNPEPIKNELEAMGIRLDKSPPKISIIKRTSGGLEISSTLRLTKLSPKTIIGILNEYKIHNAHITFREDADEDSLIDICVGNRCYIPSLIAINKVDLAPPDYLSSLQFDFIPISVEKNINIDLLKREIYKKLNLIRVYTRPRGSKADIQYPLMLPSGSTVADVCKRIQESRLEDLQFARIWGPSARFEGQMVGPSHTLQDGDILTLYFKKPQTSQ, from the coding sequence ATGGGACTTACAGACAAATTGAGGGAACTTGAAGAAGAACTCAGACGCACTCAGAAAAACAAAGCAACAGAATATCACATCGGTATATTGAAAGCTAAAATTGCGAATATCAAACGACAACTTGCATCGCCAAAAAAATCTGCTAAAAGCGATACAGGGTTTGCTGTAAGAAAATCCGGCGACGCAACGGTGGCGATAATAGGCTTGCCATCAGTAGGAAAATCAAGCCTTCTAAATGCTCTTACTAACGCATCAAGTAAGACGGCGCCACATTACTTTACTACAACCTCCTGCATCCCAGGAACGATGGAATATGCGGGTTCTAAAATACAGTTACTGGACCTTCCAGGCATCTTAGAGGGTGCTCATGAAGGACGAGGCAGAGGCAGAGAGGTTATTGGAGTGGCAAGGAGTGCCGACCTGATCCTCATCCTTCTTGATATATTTAAACCGAACCCCGAGCCAATCAAAAATGAGCTTGAAGCAATGGGCATTCGACTTGACAAGTCACCACCTAAGATATCAATAATAAAAAGAACATCTGGAGGCTTAGAAATAAGCTCAACGCTTAGGCTTACAAAGCTCTCTCCAAAGACAATAATAGGAATCCTAAACGAATACAAAATACATAACGCCCATATAACGTTTAGGGAAGACGCAGACGAAGATTCTCTTATCGACATCTGCGTAGGAAATAGGTGCTACATCCCAAGCTTAATAGCAATAAATAAAGTTGATCTGGCGCCGCCAGACTATCTCTCAAGCCTCCAATTTGACTTTATCCCAATATCAGTTGAAAAGAACATCAACATAGACCTCTTAAAGCGTGAGATATACAAAAAACTCAATCTAATCCGAGTATATACCAGGCCAAGAGGCAGCAAGGCAGACATCCAATATCCCCTCATGCTACCGTCAGGTTCAACAGTAGCGGATGTATGTAAAAGGATACAGGAAAGTCGGTTAGAAGACCTCCAGTTTGCAAGAATTTGGGGCCCATCCGCTCGCTTTGAAGGTCAAATGGTTGGGCCCTCACACACACTGCAAGATGGAGACATCTTAACTCTCTACTTCAAAAAACCTCAAACCAGCCAATGA
- a CDS encoding putative metallopeptidase, which produces MEVEKALDVQQRIEKIIDALRPKGINQFRIICMRSRGSSSRAYARIWSMPKIWQKALDIGTFYVIEVLSERFDGLSDEDKTKVLIHELMHIPQTFSGALLSHGHRGGRGDWEREVEMLYREYSSRVRYMNK; this is translated from the coding sequence ATGGAAGTCGAAAAGGCTCTTGACGTACAGCAGAGAATCGAAAAAATTATTGATGCACTACGGCCAAAGGGGATAAACCAGTTTAGGATAATCTGTATGCGGAGCCGGGGTTCAAGTTCAAGAGCCTATGCAAGAATATGGAGCATGCCCAAGATTTGGCAGAAAGCGCTTGACATAGGCACATTTTATGTTATTGAGGTCTTGAGTGAGAGGTTTGATGGACTGAGTGATGAGGATAAGACAAAGGTATTGATACATGAGCTTATGCACATACCGCAAACGTTTTCAGGTGCACTCCTTTCTCATGGGCATCGAGGTGGGAGGGGTGATTGGGAACGAGAAGTCGAGATGCTTTATAGGGAATACAGCTCACGCGTAAGATATATGAACAAATAA
- the pheT gene encoding phenylalanine--tRNA ligase subunit beta, with product MAQITTSLRDIQNQTGLSEEDILQTLPLLGVPTNRADKDELHLEITPNRPDMLSSEGISRALNLYFGKPPNTYVAEEGLAGELIIDTSVRRVRPFIAMARVDGVSLDDYSIKSIIQIQEKLHETLGRKRKKVAIGIHNADAVKPPYKYFACSPEAVSFVPLDMHSPMTPKQILHEHPKGIEYRHLVGRKCPLITDADENVLSFPPIINGELTRVSENTKNLLIDVTGTSKDAVHATLNILVCMLADRGGKIKKIKCGKELTPNLTPHIKKFSIKRCERLLGIKFTESQIKDYLLKMGYSLAGPSAVLVPPYRADIMHEVDIYEDIAIAHGYDNFTPTLPQLSTTGSSKDEHPANAILVGAGFLEIKSWLLTSPHELSLCGIDARGVKIKNPLTEDFTTFRPSLIPGLLRVFSESKNERLPQKIYEIGTVSVPEEKEKLCVAILSHNASFSKIKSVLELLMRESNKTYTLKKEEGVAGTTFIEGRCATINLLGKSVGRIGEIHPQVLENLSIEHPVALFEIDADF from the coding sequence ATGGCGCAGATAACTACCTCACTTAGAGATATCCAAAACCAGACAGGACTTTCCGAAGAAGATATACTACAAACTCTTCCGCTTCTAGGAGTACCAACAAACAGAGCAGACAAGGACGAGCTTCATCTTGAAATAACTCCAAACAGACCAGATATGCTTTCTTCAGAAGGAATATCACGGGCGTTAAATCTATACTTTGGAAAACCACCAAACACATATGTTGCAGAAGAAGGGCTTGCCGGCGAGCTCATAATAGACACTTCTGTGCGGCGGGTGCGTCCATTTATTGCAATGGCCAGAGTGGATGGCGTTAGTCTTGACGACTATTCAATAAAATCAATAATCCAAATACAGGAGAAGCTCCACGAGACACTTGGACGAAAAAGAAAAAAAGTTGCAATTGGAATACACAATGCAGACGCCGTCAAACCACCCTATAAGTATTTTGCATGCAGCCCAGAAGCCGTTTCATTTGTGCCACTTGACATGCACTCCCCAATGACTCCAAAACAAATTCTTCATGAACATCCAAAAGGAATCGAATACCGCCATCTTGTAGGAAGAAAATGTCCTCTAATTACTGACGCAGACGAAAACGTCCTATCCTTTCCACCAATAATAAACGGAGAGCTTACGCGTGTTAGTGAAAACACAAAAAATTTACTGATAGACGTAACAGGCACCTCAAAAGATGCAGTGCATGCAACCCTCAACATATTGGTCTGCATGTTAGCTGACCGTGGCGGCAAGATTAAAAAAATAAAATGTGGAAAAGAACTAACTCCTAACTTAACCCCACACATAAAGAAATTTTCAATAAAAAGATGCGAGCGCCTTTTAGGAATAAAGTTTACAGAGTCGCAAATTAAAGACTATCTACTCAAAATGGGCTATTCTCTGGCCGGCCCTTCAGCGGTTCTTGTCCCACCTTATCGCGCAGACATAATGCACGAAGTGGACATATACGAAGATATAGCAATAGCTCACGGATACGACAACTTCACTCCAACACTTCCCCAGCTATCGACAACCGGAAGCTCAAAAGATGAGCATCCAGCAAACGCTATTCTCGTGGGAGCAGGTTTTCTTGAAATAAAAAGCTGGCTCTTAACCTCTCCCCACGAGTTGTCACTTTGTGGAATAGATGCTAGAGGCGTAAAAATAAAGAATCCTCTAACAGAAGATTTCACGACTTTTCGCCCATCACTAATCCCAGGATTACTCCGCGTCTTCTCAGAGAGCAAAAACGAGCGATTGCCTCAAAAAATATACGAGATTGGTACCGTATCAGTTCCAGAAGAAAAAGAGAAACTATGCGTTGCAATTTTGTCTCACAACGCATCGTTCTCAAAGATAAAGTCTGTGCTTGAGCTACTGATGCGCGAGAGCAACAAAACCTACACCCTAAAGAAAGAAGAAGGAGTTGCCGGCACAACATTTATTGAGGGCCGCTGTGCCACAATTAATTTATTAGGAAAATCTGTCGGCAGGATTGGCGAGATTCATCCACAGGTCTTGGAAAATCTTTCAATTGAACACCCAGTAGCCCTCTTTGAGATTGATGCTGACTTTTGA
- a CDS encoding ATP-binding protein, with protein MGNINLERFFTSDFDSRQIFFSEEEPPITFLSNNPSNSIYVGRTSIFSTPFFWNPALLANPHIVILGISGSGKSYLIKTFLVRASLVWGANALILDWSGEYVPWVREVGGKIISFKEGHSLNLLDCIGEKEERITQIIDALEILTDISNYPSQKRITEKAFRQAYKCSKNRVPTIADVFDHLHFFLKKAKSEQKKDDIEECIYRLEKLCSPNQNFFFGKSTTSILQLASSGLVCVDLHSLPSEQSRSLAGLTILQFIIELMRSQPTQEDKIRLFVVLDEAWKIAQDEKSDAVSLIREGRKYGFSLIVASQNPTDISKTILSNAGTIFIFRLLLHEYKDYVRSSLAYSDEIAKQISTFNVGSAAVHLIRKEKTTSSTTFIIKKIDGEEPFVLLSLRGDGMKFEFEKEELRRKLHLFGLQDEQVSEILLRFSLSGNTIPAQELVSLLEKYGFARTRILSLFRELGAPEASLLSLFSTLQRSRLGADADKLATLTLDGD; from the coding sequence ATGGGTAATATCAATTTAGAGAGGTTTTTTACCTCTGATTTTGATAGTAGACAGATCTTTTTTTCAGAAGAGGAACCTCCCATTACCTTCCTTTCAAACAACCCTTCAAATTCAATTTACGTTGGCAGAACCTCTATTTTTTCAACCCCATTTTTCTGGAATCCGGCACTCCTTGCAAATCCACACATAGTAATCTTAGGTATATCCGGAAGCGGGAAGAGCTACCTTATAAAGACATTCCTGGTAAGGGCAAGTCTCGTTTGGGGCGCAAACGCACTAATTCTTGATTGGTCAGGAGAATATGTGCCATGGGTACGGGAAGTTGGTGGAAAAATAATAAGCTTTAAGGAAGGGCATAGCCTCAACCTTCTTGACTGCATAGGAGAAAAGGAGGAACGAATAACCCAGATAATAGATGCGCTTGAAATACTCACAGACATTTCCAACTATCCATCACAAAAAAGAATAACTGAGAAAGCTTTTCGCCAGGCATATAAATGTTCAAAAAACAGAGTCCCTACAATTGCAGATGTTTTTGACCATCTTCACTTTTTTTTGAAGAAAGCAAAAAGTGAACAGAAAAAGGACGATATTGAAGAATGCATATACCGACTTGAGAAACTATGTTCCCCAAACCAGAACTTCTTTTTTGGAAAATCTACAACTAGCATTTTACAGCTTGCTTCTTCAGGCTTAGTATGCGTAGACCTCCATAGCTTACCCTCAGAGCAATCAAGAAGCCTAGCCGGCCTCACTATCCTCCAATTCATAATTGAATTAATGCGCAGCCAACCAACTCAAGAAGATAAAATAAGGCTGTTTGTTGTGCTTGACGAAGCATGGAAAATAGCTCAAGATGAAAAGAGCGATGCCGTTTCTCTGATAAGAGAAGGAAGAAAGTACGGCTTCTCTCTCATAGTGGCATCGCAAAATCCAACCGATATAAGCAAAACAATCCTCTCAAATGCAGGAACAATTTTCATCTTTCGTCTTCTTCTTCATGAATACAAAGACTACGTCCGCTCCTCCTTAGCTTATTCTGATGAAATAGCCAAACAGATATCAACCTTCAACGTTGGGTCAGCCGCAGTTCATCTAATACGGAAAGAAAAAACAACGAGCTCGACAACGTTTATAATAAAAAAAATTGATGGTGAAGAGCCTTTCGTGCTCCTATCTCTGCGGGGTGATGGAATGAAATTCGAATTTGAAAAAGAAGAGCTGAGGCGAAAGCTACACTTATTCGGCCTTCAAGACGAACAGGTTTCAGAGATCCTTTTAAGGTTTTCACTGTCTGGCAACACTATTCCTGCACAGGAACTCGTCTCCTTACTCGAAAAATATGGTTTTGCAAGAACACGGATTCTATCACTCTTCAGAGAACTCGGAGCGCCAGAGGCATCACTTTTAAGCCTCTTTTCTACCCTTCAGCGTTCTCGTCTCGGAGCCGATGCTGATAAACTCGCAACACTAACTTTGGATGGTGATTAG
- a CDS encoding MarC family protein, translated as MFLSEIADVAIIFFIIMDPFSSVLPFLAVTKNAGVKERVRLAGVATITAGIVLVTFTLIGPEMLRILAVRVESFQIAGGLLLLLIGIVFVFGLHFEDNSRRKKEITSEVLLIGVPLICGPGTMTTALLFSASHGVLVTLMGGIAACIVVYVVLMAANPIAQLVGVRGLEISSRLIGIIVSAVGVEYIRLGFGF; from the coding sequence ATGTTTCTGTCGGAAATTGCGGATGTAGCTATAATATTTTTCATTATTATGGATCCCTTTTCATCTGTTCTCCCATTCTTAGCTGTTACTAAGAATGCGGGTGTGAAAGAGAGAGTGCGTCTTGCGGGTGTTGCAACCATTACTGCAGGCATAGTTCTAGTAACGTTTACACTTATTGGGCCTGAGATGCTTCGGATTTTGGCTGTGAGGGTTGAGAGTTTTCAAATAGCTGGAGGGCTCTTGCTTTTGTTGATTGGGATTGTGTTCGTCTTTGGCCTCCATTTTGAGGATAATTCAAGAAGAAAGAAGGAGATTACGAGTGAGGTATTGCTTATAGGCGTCCCTCTTATATGTGGTCCTGGAACTATGACAACTGCACTTTTATTTTCAGCAAGTCATGGTGTTTTAGTAACGCTTATGGGGGGGATTGCTGCATGCATTGTCGTTTATGTCGTCTTAATGGCGGCTAACCCGATAGCGCAGTTAGTAGGCGTGAGGGGATTAGAGATATCTTCCAGGCTTATAGGGATAATAGTCTCAGCTGTTGGAGTTGAGTACATCCGCCTTGGATTTGGATTTTGA
- a CDS encoding redox-regulated ATPase YchF — protein sequence MGISSMLVGVVGAPNKGKTTFFSAATLVDAKIADYPFTTIEPNRGVAYVGVRCACVGLGVTCNARNSVCRGGTRLVPISMVDVAGLVPGAHSGRGMGNKFLDDLRQADALIQVVDATGKTDLEGKPVEWSNPAEEVLFLLREIDAWVAGIIKRNWDKIKGRDIKFVCSALSGFGVGEREIKGIVERLGLDAERIAWGDEEILKFAQEVRVESKPIVVAANKCDIPEARENAKKLASELNGLRGVRGVFPCSSAVELALRKGERAGVVSYVPGMLGFEILKGATGKQRETLEKIEAMVRENGTGVQNIIDYVARQVLRLLVVYPVEDENRFSDSAGSVLPDAYLVKDGTTALEFAGKIHTELQSGFLGAIDARTKKKVGKEYILKDGDIIKIIAR from the coding sequence GTGGGTATATCTAGTATGCTTGTTGGTGTTGTTGGAGCTCCAAATAAAGGAAAAACCACTTTTTTCTCAGCAGCTACTCTTGTTGATGCAAAAATTGCAGATTACCCATTCACTACCATTGAGCCAAATCGAGGGGTTGCGTATGTGGGTGTTAGATGTGCCTGTGTAGGTTTGGGAGTAACCTGCAACGCAAGAAACAGTGTTTGCAGAGGTGGTACCCGGCTTGTGCCTATTAGTATGGTTGACGTTGCTGGGCTCGTGCCTGGTGCACATTCCGGGCGCGGGATGGGGAATAAATTTTTAGACGATTTGAGGCAGGCTGACGCTCTGATTCAAGTTGTTGATGCAACTGGAAAGACAGATTTAGAAGGAAAACCTGTTGAATGGTCAAACCCCGCAGAAGAAGTCTTGTTCCTCTTAAGGGAAATTGATGCTTGGGTTGCTGGCATAATAAAAAGAAACTGGGACAAAATAAAGGGAAGAGACATAAAATTTGTTTGCTCTGCACTAAGTGGATTTGGGGTCGGCGAAAGAGAGATTAAGGGAATCGTTGAGCGGTTAGGTTTAGATGCTGAAAGAATTGCGTGGGGCGATGAGGAGATATTAAAGTTTGCACAAGAAGTCAGGGTAGAGAGTAAGCCTATTGTGGTGGCTGCCAATAAATGTGATATTCCAGAGGCACGTGAAAACGCCAAAAAGTTGGCTTCGGAACTTAACGGTCTGCGTGGAGTTAGGGGAGTATTCCCTTGTTCTTCGGCTGTTGAGCTTGCACTAAGAAAAGGAGAAAGGGCAGGGGTGGTAAGCTATGTGCCTGGAATGTTGGGGTTCGAAATACTAAAGGGGGCAACTGGGAAGCAGAGGGAGACTCTTGAAAAAATTGAAGCTATGGTTAGAGAGAACGGCACAGGTGTACAAAATATTATAGATTATGTTGCAAGACAGGTACTAAGATTATTGGTTGTTTATCCTGTTGAGGATGAAAACAGATTTTCGGATTCTGCTGGAAGTGTGCTTCCTGACGCATATCTTGTAAAAGACGGCACAACCGCGCTTGAGTTTGCTGGAAAGATACATACTGAATTACAGAGCGGATTTCTTGGTGCAATTGATGCAAGGACAAAAAAGAAGGTCGGGAAGGAGTACATCTTAAAGGATGGCGACATCATAAAGATAATTGCAAGATAG